In Bacillus methanolicus, the following proteins share a genomic window:
- a CDS encoding Gfo/Idh/MocA family protein: MINFAIVGMGHIAKKHIEAIENAEGANLYAICDTNPERLEIDLPGVKKYTDLALMLEENPDIHVVNICVPSGLHARLTKMVAEQKRHVIVEKPMSLKLEDAEEMIKVTKEHGVKLAVVHPNRFRPAIQKLKEQMEKGAFGKLSHANATVRWNRNQAYYDQADWRGTKEYDGGVLMNQAIHNLDLMIWLMGPVESVQAMAATRLRKIETEDVAAAVVQFKNGALGVIEAATTIYPKNLEESIAIFGETASVKISGRNANFIETWDIEGVTEEEAEKTKAEIKADPFGKPGHQCIIEDMVAAVKENRQPIVTGEDGLAPVKLILAILESAETGKKVVVQ, from the coding sequence ATGATTAATTTTGCTATCGTAGGAATGGGTCATATCGCAAAAAAACATATAGAAGCAATAGAAAATGCAGAAGGTGCAAACCTGTATGCAATTTGTGATACAAACCCTGAACGTCTTGAAATCGATCTGCCGGGGGTTAAAAAATATACAGATCTTGCTTTAATGCTTGAGGAAAATCCGGACATTCATGTTGTCAACATTTGTGTTCCTTCCGGATTGCATGCAAGGCTTACAAAAATGGTGGCTGAACAAAAACGGCATGTCATTGTGGAAAAACCAATGTCTTTAAAGCTTGAAGATGCGGAAGAAATGATAAAGGTGACAAAAGAGCATGGCGTTAAACTTGCTGTTGTTCATCCGAATCGTTTCCGCCCTGCGATTCAAAAATTGAAAGAACAAATGGAAAAAGGTGCGTTTGGAAAATTAAGCCATGCAAATGCTACAGTGCGCTGGAACCGAAATCAAGCATATTATGATCAAGCAGACTGGAGAGGCACAAAAGAGTATGACGGCGGGGTGCTGATGAACCAAGCCATTCACAATCTTGACCTAATGATCTGGTTAATGGGTCCCGTTGAATCTGTCCAAGCCATGGCAGCGACCCGCTTGCGTAAAATTGAAACGGAAGATGTTGCAGCTGCGGTTGTTCAATTTAAGAACGGGGCGCTTGGCGTAATTGAAGCGGCTACTACGATTTATCCGAAAAATCTTGAGGAATCGATTGCAATCTTTGGAGAAACAGCTTCCGTGAAAATAAGCGGCAGAAACGCTAATTTCATTGAAACATGGGATATTGAGGGTGTTACTGAAGAGGAAGCAGAGAAAACTAAAGCTGAAATTAAAGCAGATCCGTTTGGCAAGCCCGGACATCAGTGTATCATAGAAGATATGGTAGCAGCCGTTAAAGAAAATCGGCAGCCGATTGTGACAGGCGAAGACGGATTGGCTCCGGTAAAATTAATTCTCGCTATCCTGGAATCTGCCGAAACAGGCAAAAAAGTTGTTGTTCAGTAA
- a CDS encoding lipopolysaccharide biosynthesis protein — MFAQIKRLGADSLLYAFMNVGTKLIAFIMLPIYTNFLPPEQLGVLDIIDKLSAMLTFLIIFGTDSALSFYYFETKDKEKRLEYVRDVMFFRLFIVAILALIFIIAGPWISQLLFKDPGYVRLLYISIGVLILDTVIVVVLMVLRFDFKTKKVVFYTVGKMLLVAILSYVFLKYFVQSPEGILLGRIASSSIIFLLLLSISREYLVPKINFTSLKEIIKYAAPLVPASLAFWVIANASVLFLQAFQSLKEVGIYGAATRLATVITLLTSGVQMAWRPYSMSIKDKENSPDLFAKIYLGLLLIGIFGIMGIATIMPYVIGILDKKYYEAYQYVALISAATFLNFYYLIISSGLFFTKKTTVISVTFGIVAVINTILNIVLIPTFSIWGAVAAYLISYMIAVVFIFRKSQKEYYVPVSFAKMAFLFVNMIAAVIFINYVQEQELSFLYVLLAWFYVLAIVAISRIDKDFRRKASKETMK; from the coding sequence GTGTTTGCACAGATAAAGCGTTTAGGAGCGGATTCGCTCCTTTACGCATTTATGAATGTCGGTACAAAATTAATCGCCTTTATCATGCTGCCAATTTATACAAATTTTTTACCCCCGGAACAGTTAGGGGTTTTGGACATTATTGATAAATTGTCCGCAATGCTTACGTTTTTGATCATATTCGGGACGGACTCCGCATTATCCTTTTATTATTTTGAAACAAAAGATAAAGAAAAACGTCTGGAATATGTCCGAGACGTTATGTTCTTTAGGCTGTTCATTGTCGCAATTCTTGCTCTAATTTTCATTATTGCAGGTCCGTGGATATCACAGCTTCTTTTTAAAGATCCCGGATATGTGCGCTTATTGTACATAAGTATTGGCGTGTTAATTCTTGATACGGTGATCGTTGTTGTTTTAATGGTTCTGCGTTTTGATTTTAAAACGAAAAAGGTCGTTTTTTATACGGTTGGGAAGATGCTGCTTGTAGCGATCCTGTCCTATGTATTCTTAAAGTATTTTGTCCAATCACCGGAAGGTATTTTATTAGGCAGAATCGCCAGCAGTTCAATCATTTTCCTTTTGCTTTTATCAATTAGCCGGGAATATTTGGTGCCTAAAATTAATTTCACTTCTTTAAAAGAAATTATCAAGTACGCAGCACCTCTCGTTCCTGCTTCCTTGGCGTTCTGGGTCATTGCGAATGCGAGCGTTCTTTTCTTACAGGCGTTTCAATCTCTTAAGGAAGTTGGTATTTATGGGGCTGCAACGAGACTTGCTACCGTTATTACGCTGCTGACAAGCGGTGTCCAAATGGCTTGGAGACCGTACTCTATGTCGATAAAGGATAAAGAAAATAGTCCTGATCTTTTCGCTAAGATTTACCTTGGATTGTTGTTGATCGGCATCTTTGGAATTATGGGAATTGCGACCATTATGCCTTACGTCATTGGGATTTTGGACAAAAAGTATTATGAAGCATATCAATATGTTGCTTTAATCTCTGCAGCCACATTTTTAAATTTCTACTATTTAATCATTTCATCCGGCTTATTTTTTACTAAGAAAACAACTGTTATTTCTGTTACATTCGGAATCGTTGCTGTCATTAATACGATTTTGAATATCGTGCTCATTCCGACATTTTCAATATGGGGAGCAGTTGCAGCTTATTTAATTTCCTATATGATTGCAGTTGTTTTTATCTTTAGAAAGAGCCAAAAAGAATATTATGTGCCGGTGTCATTTGCTAAAATGGCGTTTTTATTTGTAAATATGATTGCTGCTGTCATTTTTATTAATTATGTACAGGAGCAGGAGTTAAGCTTTCTTTATGTTTTGCTTGCTTGGTTCTACGTATTGGCGATTGTTGCAATTAGCCGAATTGATAAAGACTTTCGAAGAAAAGCTAGTAAAGAGACAATGAAATAA
- a CDS encoding acyltransferase, giving the protein MNYIDPSVKLDSSVKVGHFSVIEKDVQIGKNVVIGNRVTVHEGTVIGDNTTVADGAVLGKPPKPAKTSTVKLSDSIPPLIIGEDVTIGANCVVYRGANIGSNTLIADLASVRENVEIGNYVIVGRGVTVENYVKIGDRTKIQSNSYITAYTTLEDHVFIAPCVTTTNDNYMGRTEERFDKIKGATVKRGARVGGASIILPGITIEEETFVAAGALVTKDTEPKTLVKGVPAKFVRMVDERELL; this is encoded by the coding sequence ATGAATTATATCGATCCTTCCGTGAAACTCGATTCTTCCGTAAAGGTCGGGCATTTTTCAGTAATCGAAAAAGACGTTCAAATTGGAAAAAACGTCGTGATCGGCAACCGTGTCACTGTTCATGAAGGAACCGTTATTGGTGATAACACGACTGTAGCAGATGGTGCAGTGCTCGGAAAACCGCCAAAACCGGCAAAAACTAGTACGGTTAAGCTCTCTGATTCAATTCCACCTTTAATAATCGGCGAGGATGTAACAATCGGAGCAAATTGCGTCGTGTATAGAGGGGCAAATATCGGCTCTAACACATTAATTGCCGATCTTGCAAGTGTCAGAGAGAATGTTGAGATTGGCAATTACGTGATTGTCGGACGAGGCGTTACTGTAGAAAATTACGTAAAAATTGGAGACAGGACGAAAATTCAATCAAACTCCTATATTACAGCTTATACAACTTTAGAAGACCATGTGTTTATTGCTCCGTGCGTTACGACAACAAATGATAATTATATGGGCAGAACGGAAGAAAGATTCGATAAAATCAAAGGTGCTACCGTAAAGAGAGGTGCCCGTGTCGGTGGAGCTTCCATTATTCTTCCGGGCATTACGATCGAAGAGGAAACGTTTGTTGCGGCAGGCGCGCTTGTAACAAAAGATACCGAGCCAAAAACTCTTGTTAAAGGTGTTCCTGCAAAATTTGTCCGTATGGTAGACGAGCGGGAGCTGTTATAA
- the wecB gene encoding non-hydrolyzing UDP-N-acetylglucosamine 2-epimerase gives MKILTVLGARPQFIKAAPVSRVLRESYTELIIHTGQHYDSNMSDIFFEELNIPKPDYYLGVGSGNHGKQTGEMLARIEEIILEEKPDYLMVYGDTNSTLAGALAAAKLHVPVIHIEAGLRSFNKKMPEEINRIMTDHVSEYLFCPTDTAVENLRNENITRNVFNIGDVMYDAVLYNRELAADKSNILETHGLTKKEYHLITIHRAENTDDVQNMKNILEAFSQIEEVKVWPIHPRTKNKLSSYGIRLDDIPNLKVIDPVGYLDMLTLEANAKKIITDSGGVQKEAYFMEVPCVTVREQTEWVETLEEDANILVGTDVNKILSAVRKNVNPSYKEVFGDGKAAYKIAELIEKR, from the coding sequence ATGAAAATATTGACGGTTTTAGGTGCAAGGCCTCAATTTATTAAAGCGGCACCTGTTTCCAGAGTTTTGAGAGAATCATATACAGAGCTTATTATCCATACAGGCCAGCATTATGACAGCAATATGTCCGACATTTTTTTTGAAGAATTAAATATTCCTAAACCGGATTATTACTTAGGTGTAGGGTCCGGAAATCACGGCAAACAGACTGGTGAAATGCTTGCGAGAATTGAAGAAATTATTTTGGAAGAAAAGCCTGATTACTTGATGGTGTACGGTGATACGAATTCTACGCTGGCCGGCGCCCTCGCGGCAGCAAAGCTGCACGTTCCGGTTATTCATATTGAAGCAGGACTTCGAAGCTTTAATAAGAAAATGCCGGAGGAAATCAACCGGATTATGACAGACCATGTGTCTGAATATTTGTTCTGTCCGACAGATACGGCAGTTGAAAATTTAAGGAACGAAAATATTACACGAAATGTTTTTAATATCGGCGATGTGATGTATGATGCGGTTTTATATAACCGTGAATTAGCAGCTGATAAATCGAATATTCTAGAAACACACGGCTTAACTAAAAAAGAATATCATCTCATCACCATTCACCGGGCAGAAAATACAGATGATGTACAAAACATGAAGAATATATTAGAGGCATTTTCTCAAATTGAAGAAGTTAAGGTGTGGCCTATTCATCCTAGAACGAAAAACAAGCTTTCAAGTTATGGAATTCGTTTAGATGATATTCCAAATCTAAAAGTAATTGATCCAGTCGGTTATCTTGATATGCTTACTTTGGAAGCAAATGCGAAAAAAATTATTACTGATTCGGGCGGCGTACAAAAGGAAGCTTACTTTATGGAAGTGCCTTGCGTAACGGTTCGTGAACAAACCGAATGGGTTGAAACGCTTGAAGAAGATGCCAATATTCTTGTCGGCACAGATGTCAATAAAATCCTTTCTGCTGTCCGGAAAAATGTCAATCCATCTTATAAAGAAGTATTTGGTGATGGGAAAGCAGCATACAAAATTGCTGAACTGATCGAAAAAAGATAA
- a CDS encoding DegT/DnrJ/EryC1/StrS family aminotransferase, which yields MKVPMLDLSEQYQELKSEVLEVLDQVMSSSRFILGDHVKKLEQDIAKYSNAAHGIGCGNGSDAIHIALQALGVGPGDEVITTPFTFFATGGAIARAGATPVYVDIDPVTYNIDPEKIEEAITERTKAIIPVHLYGQMADMERIAEIAKKHNLAVVEDAAQAIGAKHNGKSVGELGTAATYSFFPTKNLGAYGDGGMIVTNDDEVAEKSRVIRVHGSKPKYYHHVLGYNSRLDELQAAILNVKFPHLDRWSELRREKAATYTKLLNEKLGDLVATPVEKEGNYHVFHQYTIRAENRDELQKYLNEQGVSTMIYYPLPLHVQPVFKELGYKEGDLPNAEKAAKEVISLPMFPELKTEQQEYVVAKIAEFYGK from the coding sequence ATGAAAGTACCTATGCTAGACCTTAGTGAACAATATCAGGAATTGAAATCAGAGGTACTCGAAGTTTTAGATCAAGTAATGAGTTCTTCCAGGTTTATTCTTGGTGATCATGTAAAAAAATTGGAGCAAGATATTGCGAAATATAGCAATGCAGCCCATGGGATCGGCTGTGGAAATGGCAGCGATGCTATACATATAGCTCTTCAAGCGCTCGGAGTAGGCCCAGGAGATGAAGTCATTACGACTCCGTTCACGTTTTTTGCAACTGGTGGAGCGATTGCCCGTGCAGGAGCGACGCCGGTATATGTAGATATAGATCCGGTGACATATAATATTGATCCGGAAAAAATTGAGGAAGCAATTACAGAAAGAACAAAGGCTATTATTCCGGTCCATTTATATGGACAAATGGCTGATATGGAAAGAATAGCAGAAATTGCCAAGAAACACAATCTGGCTGTAGTCGAAGATGCGGCACAGGCAATCGGTGCAAAACATAACGGCAAGTCTGTCGGTGAATTAGGAACAGCTGCCACTTACAGCTTTTTCCCAACTAAAAACCTCGGTGCTTATGGAGACGGAGGAATGATTGTAACGAATGACGATGAAGTAGCAGAAAAATCCCGCGTCATCCGTGTGCATGGAAGTAAACCGAAGTACTATCACCATGTTTTAGGCTATAACAGCCGTTTAGATGAGCTTCAAGCCGCCATTCTAAATGTGAAATTCCCTCATTTAGACAGATGGAGCGAGCTTCGCCGTGAAAAGGCTGCAACTTATACTAAGTTGTTAAATGAGAAACTCGGTGATTTAGTTGCAACACCGGTGGAAAAAGAAGGTAATTATCATGTTTTCCATCAGTACACAATTCGTGCAGAAAACCGTGATGAGCTTCAGAAATATCTGAACGAACAAGGTGTTTCAACGATGATTTATTATCCGCTGCCGCTTCATGTGCAGCCGGTCTTTAAAGAACTCGGCTATAAAGAAGGCGACCTTCCGAATGCTGAAAAAGCAGCGAAGGAAGTAATTTCTTTGCCGATGTTCCCTGAGTTAAAGACAGAACAACAAGAATATGTTGTGGCGAAAATTGCCGAATTTTATGGAAAATAG
- a CDS encoding O-antigen polymerase → MLYLIIWILVLGASVFFFQKAAGSLSLLKPNMISMIFYYSFLISSFIGTLFIAMGIDDYYMINRLKHEEYRWIGFYVISFVMVVFPMVMFIVSKLAGFDAEKEYKSYLEKRIELPFKEKNEFFLIFAGLAFISLAAIAYTFLKTPKIPILEILIGNGNLSPGELRVEAQRNFRGIYIVRNIFAIALTPLLSFIAYVYSVKTNQIKWKLLFLSLFAGSILINIYDLAKSPVFFYLIMFLLLRLYVGRMNFSWKRLFLWGTAGAIVLVSMYIVIQGVTDLESYLSYNKGPIGRLIFAQIAPTFLHLDIFGKSLPFLNGTSMPATIVEMFGMDHVRSARLVMATVFPEKIKEGTAGVLNTLFIAEAYANFGYIGILAGTLYVAVLVQVLYITFIRLPKNPVFLSLFIYFTVNIPRTLVGGFTDFLFNPIWIFVTCLFAGILLFIRIRIDLANLWLKK, encoded by the coding sequence ATGCTCTATCTCATTATTTGGATACTCGTATTAGGGGCTTCCGTGTTCTTTTTTCAAAAGGCCGCGGGAAGCCTGTCCCTTTTAAAACCGAATATGATTTCAATGATCTTTTACTACTCTTTTTTGATCTCCAGTTTCATTGGCACTTTGTTCATTGCAATGGGTATTGACGATTATTATATGATCAATCGTTTGAAGCATGAAGAATACCGTTGGATTGGCTTTTATGTGATTAGTTTCGTTATGGTCGTTTTTCCGATGGTCATGTTCATCGTTTCGAAATTGGCCGGTTTTGATGCAGAGAAAGAGTATAAAAGTTACTTGGAGAAGAGGATCGAACTTCCTTTTAAGGAAAAAAATGAGTTTTTCTTAATTTTTGCAGGCCTTGCATTTATATCTCTTGCAGCTATTGCTTATACTTTTTTAAAGACTCCTAAAATCCCTATTTTAGAAATACTGATAGGGAACGGCAACTTATCACCCGGTGAACTACGGGTTGAAGCTCAGCGGAATTTTAGGGGCATTTATATCGTCAGAAATATTTTTGCGATCGCATTAACTCCGCTTTTGTCGTTTATTGCATATGTTTATTCAGTAAAAACGAATCAAATAAAGTGGAAGCTGCTATTCCTCAGTCTTTTTGCCGGTTCTATCCTTATTAATATTTATGACCTGGCAAAATCACCTGTTTTCTTCTATTTAATTATGTTTCTGTTGCTGCGCCTTTATGTTGGCAGAATGAATTTTTCTTGGAAAAGGCTGTTTCTTTGGGGAACGGCAGGCGCCATCGTACTAGTAAGCATGTATATTGTTATTCAAGGTGTAACCGATTTAGAATCATATTTGTCTTATAATAAAGGACCGATCGGACGCTTAATTTTTGCGCAAATTGCACCGACTTTTCTTCACCTCGATATTTTTGGGAAATCGCTTCCGTTTTTAAATGGAACAAGCATGCCTGCAACAATTGTTGAAATGTTTGGTATGGATCATGTTCGTTCTGCAAGGCTCGTAATGGCAACTGTCTTTCCGGAAAAAATTAAGGAAGGTACAGCCGGGGTTTTAAATACATTGTTTATTGCCGAAGCCTACGCAAACTTTGGCTATATTGGGATATTAGCCGGAACGCTTTATGTAGCAGTCCTTGTTCAAGTTCTTTATATAACGTTTATCAGGCTTCCAAAAAATCCTGTATTTTTAAGTTTATTTATATATTTTACGGTAAACATACCGAGAACGTTAGTTGGAGGCTTTACAGATTTCTTATTTAATCCGATTTGGATTTTTGTAACTTGTTTATTTGCCGGTATTTTACTATTTATACGAATCCGCATTGATCTGGCCAATCTTTGGCTGAAAAAATGA
- a CDS encoding nucleotide sugar dehydrogenase, with the protein MSAYKNLIKKIENKEAVIGVVGLGYVGLPLAVEKAKAGYKVIGFDIQPARVEKVNMGINYIGDVVDEDLAEMVKQGMLEATSDYARIQELDAVAICVPTPLDTYQQPDTSYVESSAKEIAKYAHEGMLVVLESTTYPGTTEEIVKPALEAKGLKAGETVFIAYSPERVDPGNKHFKTKNTPKVVGGITENCTKVAAALYRNVLEGDVFEVSSPAVAEMEKIFENTFRHINIALANEMAILCDKMGIDVWEVIEAAKTKPYGFMAFYPGPGLGGHCIPIDPFYLTWKAREYNYHTRLIELAGEINNAMPEYVITRSMQVLNEDGKALRGAKVVVLGVAYKKDIDDVRESPVLKIIELLNHHGADYKVVDPHVPSFRSCNTVIETVPLTKELLNEADLVLVTTDHSVFDYEMIAKESKVIFDTRNALKDVEKPNKYVKL; encoded by the coding sequence ATGAGTGCTTACAAAAATCTTATTAAAAAAATAGAAAATAAAGAAGCTGTAATCGGTGTTGTCGGATTAGGTTATGTAGGATTGCCATTAGCTGTAGAAAAAGCAAAAGCAGGGTATAAGGTGATCGGTTTTGATATTCAGCCGGCACGCGTCGAAAAAGTAAATATGGGAATTAACTATATCGGTGATGTTGTGGATGAAGATCTTGCAGAAATGGTTAAGCAAGGCATGCTTGAAGCAACATCAGATTATGCCCGTATTCAAGAATTGGATGCTGTGGCGATCTGTGTTCCAACACCTTTAGATACTTATCAACAGCCGGACACTTCCTATGTGGAAAGTTCTGCGAAAGAGATTGCTAAATATGCACATGAAGGTATGCTGGTGGTCCTTGAGTCCACAACATACCCCGGAACAACAGAAGAAATTGTTAAGCCTGCTCTGGAAGCAAAGGGGCTTAAAGCAGGGGAGACAGTCTTTATCGCTTACTCTCCGGAACGCGTCGACCCGGGAAACAAACATTTTAAAACAAAGAATACTCCTAAAGTAGTTGGCGGAATTACTGAAAATTGCACAAAAGTAGCCGCGGCACTTTATCGAAATGTATTGGAAGGCGATGTTTTCGAAGTCTCCAGTCCTGCAGTCGCTGAAATGGAAAAAATCTTCGAAAACACTTTCCGTCATATCAATATTGCATTAGCGAATGAAATGGCCATTTTATGCGATAAAATGGGGATTGATGTTTGGGAAGTGATTGAAGCAGCCAAAACAAAACCGTATGGATTCATGGCGTTCTATCCGGGACCTGGTTTAGGCGGACATTGTATTCCGATTGATCCGTTCTACTTAACATGGAAAGCGCGTGAATACAACTACCATACAAGATTAATCGAGCTGGCCGGAGAGATTAATAATGCCATGCCTGAATACGTGATAACCCGCTCGATGCAAGTGTTGAATGAAGACGGCAAAGCTCTTCGCGGGGCAAAAGTGGTTGTTTTAGGCGTAGCGTACAAAAAAGATATTGATGATGTTCGTGAATCTCCTGTTTTAAAAATAATCGAGTTATTAAATCATCATGGAGCAGACTATAAAGTTGTGGATCCGCATGTTCCTTCTTTTAGATCATGCAACACGGTAATAGAAACTGTACCATTAACAAAAGAGCTTTTAAATGAGGCAGACCTTGTTCTTGTTACAACCGATCATTCTGTTTTTGACTATGAAATGATTGCGAAAGAAAGCAAAGTGATTTTTGATACAAGAAATGCCTTAAAAGATGTAGAAAAGCCAAATAAATACGTGAAACTATAA
- a CDS encoding glycosyltransferase family 4 protein, translating into MYTQAVIAFFVSLITVLIVTPFVIKLAIKIGAVDKPNARKVHSKLMPRMGGLAIFIGVIAGYFAGGVYNEKVTAISVGAILIVLIGMLDDKYELSAKVKFAGQLLVAALIVASGLTIDLLTIPYIGNFELGFWSYPITVLWIVGITNAINLIDGLDGLSAGISAIGIATIAIMAALAGKMLIFTLSVILLGSIIGFLFYNFHPAKIFMGDTGALFLGYSISILSLLGLYKSVTLFSFLVPIIILGVPVFDTTYAIIRRIVNKKPISAPDKSHLHHRLLALGLSHRNTVLAIYAFGILFSISAILVSESTLWGTVFIIFGLLVITELIAEVIGIVHVKYKPILNLFKKLIGRRSFDRQRY; encoded by the coding sequence ATGTATACACAAGCTGTTATAGCTTTTTTTGTGTCATTAATTACAGTCCTGATAGTAACGCCATTTGTCATAAAGTTAGCAATAAAAATTGGAGCTGTTGATAAGCCTAATGCAAGAAAGGTGCACAGCAAGCTAATGCCCCGAATGGGCGGGTTGGCCATCTTTATTGGTGTAATAGCCGGTTACTTTGCAGGAGGAGTATATAATGAAAAAGTAACTGCTATTAGTGTCGGTGCCATCCTTATCGTATTGATCGGTATGCTGGATGATAAGTACGAACTTTCAGCCAAAGTCAAATTTGCCGGCCAGCTTCTGGTGGCAGCATTGATCGTTGCAAGCGGCTTAACGATCGACTTATTGACAATACCATATATCGGAAATTTCGAATTAGGTTTTTGGAGTTATCCGATTACCGTCCTTTGGATCGTAGGGATTACAAATGCGATCAACCTGATTGACGGTTTAGATGGTCTTTCTGCCGGAATTTCAGCAATTGGAATTGCGACGATTGCAATCATGGCGGCATTGGCGGGGAAAATGCTTATTTTTACCTTATCAGTGATCTTGCTTGGAAGTATCATTGGGTTTCTTTTCTATAATTTCCATCCTGCAAAAATCTTCATGGGTGATACAGGAGCACTGTTTTTAGGGTATTCTATATCCATCCTATCGTTATTGGGTCTGTACAAAAGTGTTACGCTTTTCAGCTTTTTAGTGCCTATCATTATTTTAGGTGTTCCGGTTTTTGATACGACGTATGCGATTATTCGCCGGATTGTAAATAAAAAACCGATTTCGGCTCCTGACAAATCGCACTTGCACCATCGTTTATTGGCGTTGGGCCTTTCTCACAGGAATACGGTCTTAGCGATTTATGCTTTTGGGATTTTGTTCAGCATCAGTGCGATATTAGTTTCTGAATCCACCCTTTGGGGAACGGTATTCATTATTTTTGGCCTTTTGGTTATTACAGAATTAATTGCCGAAGTAATTGGCATCGTTCATGTTAAATATAAGCCGATTTTAAATTTGTTTAAGAAGCTTATCGGGAGACGTTCTTTTGACAGGCAGCGCTATTAA